TTTTCTCACTATTTCTGGGACACTGCCGGATCGGAATTTTAGTGGAGATGCTGAAATTACTGTTGTTCCGACAACGGAAACCGCACTCTCAAAGGATGTAAAACTGACCCCGGAAGTCGTTTCTGTCATCAATGGGCAGGTCAACACAGAAATACGTATTCCCGCGGATCCTGATTTTGATGTCGGGGCTATCCAGGTTTACGCATGGGATGCGGATGAAGAGGCTTTAGGGCATACAACCTACAACGTCTTAGATCGTTATGTCAAGGGTGTCCGTCTTGTCCCCTTTCCGGTCGCGTCGAACCAACCGGCGTATCTTTATGTAGAAGTCGTGGATGAAACCGCTATCGACGAAATAACGCTGTTTTGGAGTCTGGATGGTCACGAATTTTTCACGATTCCTGTTGCGCCACATGTTGGGAGCACCCATAGAAGCCAGCGACCTATTCCGGCGCATCCGTATGGAGAAATTATCGATTATTACGCCGAAATCAGCGTCAAAAGTGGGCGCACCTTTCAAACAGAGGTAATCACCTTCGATGTCGGCTATGATGACATTGATATTGACCTCGTGGTGTTGGATCAGACCCTTGCCTGGGACACGACACCGCCGTTTACACTCTCAGTCCAAGTCCGAAACCGAGAGAAGCAAACGGTCCGGAATGTGCCGGTTCAGTTCTTTGCGAAGGCAGTGAGCGGTAACGCCGGTATCCCCAATCCAAACGTCAGTGTTGCACAGATGCTTGCAGAGCTCCAGAACGCCACACCAATCGGCGATCTCCAAATACTTCCCGAAGTTCTACCGGGTCACCAAGTTGCTGTCAGTGTTCCTTGGCAACCTCTCCCGGGTGAGTATCTCGTCACCGTCTACGTAGACCCACCCTCTGCCGAATTTCCACAGGGAAGTATTATTGAGGACCGTGAAAGGAACAATTGGACCTCGCGACAGTTTTCGGGTAACCGTATTATTCTTACACCCGAAACGTTCGATCAGCCGATTCAGAGTCCGGATGGTATCTTTCGGATCGCTGTTCCGTCGGGCAGTATACAAACCAGCACTATCCTGACTTACGCCGAAGAAGCTGTTACCATTACAAATCAGCCCGATATTGCCGCGGCACCCGCAACCTCGAAAACCCGCGCCTATCAATTTGACGTGGAGGGATCGGGGGCACAAACCCTTTCTACGTTGACAGTAACCGCCACGTTTGAAAAAGAGGACTTTCCGAAAAGTGGGGGCGATGTCCATATCTATCGACGCGACCTTGATAACGGGAATTGGATTCGGGTCGGCGAGGAAACAACGAATGGAAACACGATCTCTGCGGAGGTTAGGCTGCCAGGAACATTTGCGTTGCTCTCACACAGTGACACACGTCCCCCCGTGCTTGACTTAACCTTTGACCACCAAGGTTTCGTCGATGGCGACTATGTTTCTGATACACCCACCATCTCGGCGCGGATTGAGGACGCAAATGGAATCGATTCACGACCGGAGCATATAATCCTCACCAAAAACGGTGAAAACGTCCCGCAGGACGAATATGTGATAGCGGCATCGTCTACCAGCAATAGCTTACTCTTGATAACCTATACCCCTGTGTTGGAACCGGGCGAATACCGCATCCGGCTACAGGCACAGGACGCAAACGGCAATATCTCGGACACGGAACGCACAGCAACTGTCGCTGGGGAGTTTGAAATCGAAAATATTGCGAACTTCCCGAACCCGTTTGTGCCGGGAAGCGGGACTTATTTCGCTTATTATCTCACAGAAAGTGCGGACGAGGTAAGCCTGAAAATCTACACGATTACAGGTCGCCGCATTCTCGCCATTGACACACTGGATGCGTCCGTCTCCTTCAACGAATTCCATTACGACGGCTACGATGGTGATGGCGAACCGCTTGCGAATGGGGTCTACCTCTACAAATTTACCGCTCGCAAAGGGGATGTCCGTAAACAAAAGGTCGGGAAAATCGCCATACGAAAATAATTTTTAATTATACCTTGCGGTTAAACGACACGGTATTGAGATTTGACGGGCCCTCCTTAAGAGCCGCCTTCCACTACGTTTCAGGCTTGGTTTTTGGGATAAATGAGGTAGAAAAGACAAACATTAACTTTATTGATTTTCAGATGTGCGGAGAACCTCGATAATCCTTTCAAATAAAGCCCGAAAACATCTGCACACGCCCGGTAGGTGGGGTTTTGCGGCGTACTCACCCAGGTTCATGCCATTAAGGAGAACCTGAATACCGTTGATTCATGCGACCTGCATTCTAACCGCACCGAGTTTGGCGTAAAAGTAATTACAGAATCCACTATAAAATGTGCGATCCCCTATGATTCGCAAATTCGGTTGATATTGCTCTTTGGATGCGGTATGATTACCCTTAGATAATCCACATCGTAGAAGCAATCACGCAATAAATTGTCTGAATCGCGGATTTACACGGATTAGGCAGATTTCGCGGATGACGCTCCAGCGGAATAGTATGTCTATAGAAAAGGATATGTTCAAACAATTGTACTCCAGCGGAGTGCTATGTATCGTATGACCTTAATTGCAGATATGATATTCAAATTCGGTAGGGCTTACATAGAGTGCTCTTTTGTAGCATAGGCTGTTAGCCTGTGCCACAAACCCTCTACATTTTTTAGACGCTCCCTATCTAAGGGAAACCCGTGCTTTAATCAAAATCGCCTAAGCCCTATTCGGTTAATATCTACTTTGGTGTTTCCGAGGATTTAGTGTCAAAGACTTTACACGCCTTGTGTGAGCATGTCAGAAACTCCCGGGAACTTCCCAAATTATTGAAGTCTGAGTCGGTTTTGCCCGATAGGAGTCACCAGACTCTATTTTGAAGTCAATCAATCGAACGAAAGCCCCTTGCTTTAATTCTTCTAAATCTCCAAATTGCTCAACTGATAGATTTAAAATCTGCCACTCCTGCGAACTTCCATCCAGTTTCCGATATCTGATCACTATGGAACGGTTTTTGCTTTTACCAGTTGTAACCTTTAAAACTCGACCACTCAAACATCCGTATTCGTCAGTTCCAGGAATTGGTTGTGGATTCTCTTTCCAGAATGTGTTGCAAGCCCCTTTAAATTCACAGAAGGCACAACCATCCACAGAATACTGTGCCAATTCTGAATATGCCACTCCCATCTCAACTTTCGTGTTGTAATTTTCCTTTAACGCCTGAGCCTCTTCCGAAAGGGTTTTCACTTTTTGAAGATTAATTGGGATATGGATTACCTCATTATTTAACAGCCTGATTTCTCCTTTTACCGGCAATTCTCCAGATGTCTCCTTGATTATCGCTGCATAAAATAAAATCTGTTGTTGCCATAATTCAATCTTCTCTTCCCTGTTTTCCGGATCATTAGGTAGCTCGCCACTTTTGTAGTCAATAATCACAAGACCATTTGCTCGCCGGAGGATAAGATCAGGTTTACCAGTGAATCCATACCTAACACTTTCAAATTTACGTTCACTTGCGATAACCTGTGTTTCAGATATGCCATGATTTAATGCAATTTCCTCACATCGGCGAATAGTGCGTGCTCGCAGCAAATAGTATTTTTTCCACCTTGTGATTGGCAACAAACACCTATCAAAAGGTGAAGCCTGCAATTCTTTCTTCACTTCATCCACAGTCTTATCCCACGTTGCTTTTGCTTGCGTTTGTAGATTATCACTATTCCTATGCATCGTACTCGCTTTTTCTAAAACTCGGTGAGCGATTGTGCCTAACAATGCTGCCTTTGAACTTCTGGTCGTTTGCTGTGCTTTTGCTTGTCGGAGTCCTACGCGTAATGGACACTGTTTTAAAGTTGCAAACAGTGTAGGGGAGAGTTTGGTGATTGATCGGAGTTTTGGAAGGGATCGAAGTTGCATATTATCCTGTTTGATTCAATGTATTCATTACAACACTTACCCTACGAATAGCATCAAAAATGTTAATATATCCTACTTTAAATCCAGCGTCCTCAAGATCAACAATGACAGAGGCGATGTGTTCCCCTGCCCAATCTCCAGTTGACGCAAGTGGGTGATGCAAAATGAATGCTCTTCGTTGCGTTCGATCCTCAAAGACGGGCACACCATTGTAATCCTTACGCTCAAGACTTGGACGTAACTCTATAAGGTTCTTTTCAACCAAATCTACGAGCGGAAACCAATAGTCTTTTCGAAGATCCATCTGATAGTTTTCGTTAAGACAGAGTTCTGCGACATCAAGTCCTAACCGCCAGTCGAGAAATGGGTGATAAGGCATGTTAGAATAGTCCCGCATGCAACCTTTGTTGTAACAAGACGAATCGCAATCATCTCCATGTGCAATCAAACCTTTTGCAAAAGTATCATTGGGATTAAGCATATCACGAAGAAATATGAGCAGCCTTAGTTCACCATTAGTATCTTCACCCAAATGACGGCAGTAACCTGCACCGTTTGCTAAGGCATCGGCAATGAAAACTTGTTGTTTATAAATTCCATCTTTTTCTACAGGTATGGGGCGAATTTCAATTCGTAACTCCTCAGGGGATACATCCAGTCTACTTGCCACAAACTGTCGGAACAGGAATCCGAAGGAGTAAAGTGCAGCTCGCCAGTATTCTCCCATCTGATTTGGTAGAATACCCACTGGAAGCTCGTCAATCTCAATTAACAAAACATCTGTGGTCTTAGCAGCGTAAAGTGCAGATTCTTGCTTATATTCTTCCAAATCGCTTGTTTCATTAAAGGAATAACTATCGTTTTTATTGGCTAATTCACGACAAACTGCAGCGGATACAAGGGCTGCACTGTTTCGCTTTTTTTGCAGAGTAAATAACCGATCATTATTCGTGTTAATTGAAAGCAACTTTAATTTTTCTGCTGTTTCCCACAAGAAATTATGTTCCTGTTTTAAATCTGTAAGTGTGTCCGAAGGTAAGCGAGAATATGTTGAACGGGGTGTCCAATTGAAAGATTCATGGGCATCATCAGGTCTAAAATTGGTTAGGAAACCCTTCGGTTCAATTCCGCGAATTGGCTTGTATTTTTCAGAACCACAAATTTCGCAGTAACTGTCATTTTCACTGGCTTCCTCAAAAATTGCTTTGCAATCATCACAAAATCCTATTATTTTTTGAGAGGCAATACCGCTATCGCTTACTATTCTCCCTTGTTCGCGTTTGTACGAGACAAGACCTATTGAGGTATGGATGCGCTTATCCTTTATAGTTTCTGATCCTGGGGCAAATTGGCTAATAGCGAGTTCAATGTCCCGGTCAACAACCCCTGATGTTGGAGGCCAATTGGAATTACGAGGCGTTTCATGATACAATAAACGCACACCTGTCGGGAATCCAAACATTGGTAGTAAACCTGATTCTGCAAGAACTTGGCTTAAATCATCTCCTTTATGTTTGTGATTTTTGACGCACTCGTTAATATTGGTTTCGAGTTTGTTGGTAACCCAGTCTATCAGATCTTCTGTTCCATTTTGAAGATTTGATTCTGTTTGCAGGATAAGCATCTGCACGATTTGTTGAAGCTGCCCTTGTTGAGTCTTGATCCATTCAGATAATTTCTTCCGATTAGCAACCCAATCGGCGACTTTTCCAAACTCACCGTGGACGTTTCTTTCATTTGGGGTTTCTATCTCGGACTTTGGAAACACGTGGAATAAAACTTCCTTCGCCAATACTCGTCTGATAATATCCGAACTCCGAAGATCCAGATATGGTGAGGGCGTTGGGGTATTCGTAATTTCACTTGTGTGCGAAAAATAGTGGTCATCATGGGTCCTCAGGCGGCAAAGTGTCAGTGAGTATGCTATTGGGTCTCCGCGCCGTCCCGCACGTCCCACGCGCTGTTGATAGTTGAAACGTTGAGGGGGAAAATTACCCATCATAACTATAGATAGTGCCCCGATATCGACCCCGGCTTCCATTGTCGTTGTCACGCTAAGAAGATCTATTTCATCTGTTCGGAGGTTCTCATTGTCAAGGATGACTCCTTGGAACCATCGTTGTCGTTTCGGACGTTCCTCCGAATCTGTCTGTGCGGTTAATTCTTCACAATGGAAGCGGTGTGGCTGAACATCTGAATTGGCTTGATTGGCGTAATAATTGCCAAATTCTCTAAATGGATCTTCCTCTCTATCAATTTCTACCAATCGTTCTAAGCATTGTGTATTTGTGCAAATCCCACCCGCCTTGTAAAGATGCTTGCGCCTACATTGAGGACATTGAAAGATCGTATCACTTTGTGGAAGTCGGAGATTGAGCTTTTCGACAAGGATAAGACTATTTTCAAAGCTCCCTGATGACTCTTGCTGTGCTTCAATTACTCTGATAACTTCATCACCAGGATATCCAATTCGTTCTGCCGATTTACTGATGTAATCTCGGAGAAAAGCTGGCGTTTCCATTTGATCGGTATAGGGATAATAAATCTTTGTATATCTTCGTTCACCAAGGATCCGGACAACCGCGGACATCATTTCAGACACATCAATTCCGTCAATTTGCCATCTATCTGAATCAATATACGGTTCACACCAAGCGAGTCCAAGCCCTTCCAATCCCATATCTCTTCGCGCGAACAAGAGTTGTTCCGTTATCATTCTTTTTAATTCAGCATCAATATTTTCCGCAAGTTGGTTTTGATGATTTTCCAGTAAATGTCGTGGACGTCTTGATACAGCATCTTCATCCCAATTGAACACCGATTCCCAATTATGCCTAATTGGTGTTCCCAGTCTACCGGCCACCTGAGAGGTTTCTACTCTGTTGCCGTAACCTCCAGGGTTCATACCGAGATTAATAAGAGTATCAAAGCAGTCATTCTGAAGAGCTGTGAATGGATAGTTGGTCCCAAGAGCAGTAAGTAGGTCCTCTTGGTTGGATGTCAAGGGTTCTTGGTCATAAAAAGCATCTTCAATTGAGTATAGCAATTCTTGTTGATCGGGAAATCTCTCGTGGAGACAGCGAAGTGCTTCTCTAAACATCCTGCGTGGATTTTGAAGATTGCGAATGATTGCCAGATCCTTATCCTCCGCCTGCCTTTTCATTGTTTCAAGGGCAATAAGTCTAATCGTATCCTGATAGTGGGACCACTGAATTCCAACAGCATATTTCGCTGCATCCTGCCGACTATCAGAAAAGATAATGGTTTTCCGCTCTGATTGTTCTTTGACAGTCATTTGCAAGGTTTGGGTGAAAATTTGAATTATTTTTTGTAAACCCGTCCTACTGGTTCGGAGTGTTGAATATGCTTGTTCTTTACCATTAACGATAATTTTTTCTGATTTGTATTCCCGTGAATCACCACAATTGGGACAAAACTTTGGAATTTCTGAGCACCAGTCCTCTGGATTGTCAATTTTATAGTAATAACCATTGGAATCAGATGAGGAATCTGGAATTAGTGTTCCGTCAGAAGGTGAAAACGCGGCAGGCGCCCACCCTCTCTTAACATCATTTTTTCTCCAACTATCTCTTTCAACTGGGCGGTTTATCTTCTGCCAAAAAATAGCATAGGTATTGTAATTCCGATCCCTAATCCCTTTTTCAGGTAAACCGGATAAGTCTTGATAGTCGCCGCTGATATACCAACCTTGAGCATCTTCTGATATTTTTTGCTTGTAGCCTCCAAGGAAAATATCCCCACACGTTTCACAGGTTAACAATTCTAGCACGCGTGATCCACACTTATCACATAAAACACGCCGGCTTGCGAATAATTTTCCGATAGGAATTTCGTTGTTCGCATCTCGGCAATTTGGATTACTACATGCCCATAATCCTTCAAAGTTTTTAAAAAAATAATGCACGCGAAGCGGCAACAGTGCTCTTCCTGTCTCAGGATCTTCCTGTTGGATTAGATAGCGAATTAGCCCACGGATAGCATTTGCGGAAATACATTCTGAGGTGATCTTATGTGCGGTTTGGCACATCTCTTCAACTGTTAACGCATGTAGTTTCCCATCCCGGTTGCAAAGTTGTGCTACGGCAGATTTGATAATATCATTTGAAATTTCGCTTAATTGAGAGTACTCACCCCTATTATTACATTCACCATTTTCATTAAAAGTTTCAAACTGTTCTGCGTATGTGAGACATTCCTCAAGTTCAGTAGTTTTATCACATTGTCGGGGTTCCCTGATAATTGCGAAGTCTTTGCCTCGTGCGAAAAATTGGCGAAGGTATTCGCGCCCCTCGCCGCCTTCAAGGGATGCACTTGATGCAATGACACGTAACTTAGAGGAATCAGGATCAAGACCAAGACGGTTAAACAGTGTCCGAAGCAAGTAAGCTACTTCTGAACCCGCTGTGCCGCGATAGGAATGCAATTCATCAACAACGAGATGGAAAACACTATCAGGTTCCTCCAGCCATTCCTTGGTTTTTTCAAAGATTGATTGTTCCAAATCGCGGGTGAGCATGATGTTCAGCATAGAATAGTTTGTGATGAGAATATCAGGTGGATGTTCTTGCATATCCCAACGCGACCACATCTCAGCAGCATCATGATCAGTGGACGGAAAGAAATAACGTGTTTCCTCAGTTTCTTTAGCTTTTTCGGCTTGTCTCTGTAGTTTTTCAAGTTGGGATTGGAGCCGTCTAATGGTTGTATTCTTTTCCTCCCCTGGTACTGGAGTTAAACTGGTATATCGCCCAAAGTAGAAGCGGTTATCACCTCTATTAAGTTTTAACCAATCTCGCGCTTCATCGCTATCACAAGCGCGCCGGAGTCGCATGAGTTGATCTTCAACAAGCGCATTAAGTGGATACAAAATTAACGCGCGGACAGCAACTGGGCGATTTTCACCCTGACGCTGCGGAACACGCGCGCCTCTCAAACGTTCACGAGTTGTCCACCACGGATGTTCTGGGTTCCGTTCACCATAACTACCCCAACCCATAGATTCCTTGATGAGATAACTGAAAATTGGCAACAAAAAGCATTCTGTTTTTCCAGAACCCGTACCAGTTGTGACAACGACATCCTTACCCTCAATAACTGATGTTTCAATGGCTTCTGCTTGATGCTTGTAGAGTGGACGATGTATTGGTGCGAGTCCGTCTTTACCTCCCGCTGCAAGAAACGCACCGAGTTCGGTAGGTAGTTGTAGGTTGTTACACAACTCTGATAAAGTTTGGTCTGAAGATGGATACGGAAGTATCGGCTCAAAACGAGGTTCTTGAAACAGTAAGCCTTTTTCGCGCAATAACTTATCTCTCTCTTCCTCTAATTTCTCACTATTGAATCCCATAATTGTTTGTATGTAGCGGATATAAGAGTCACAAAGCAGTTCATAAGTTTCAAAGGGATCTGACATCAAACAACCTCCCAGTCTTGATATAGCGATTTTGTTAATTGATATGCGATGCCTATCGGCACATTCCTATAGCAATAGAATCCATTCCTTAATTTGGGGGACAAGCCTGAACAGAGGGTTGCACACCGATCTACAAGTAGAGGGAGGATCAATTTTCTCTTGACACGCCACATCTGAAATTCTTCTTGGTAAGAAATCAGCCCAGGAGTTCTGGCAAGCACATACCATTCCCCCCAATCCCGCGGCACTCTTCGTTGATGACTTCCATATCTTAAAATGTAAACATATGGTCCGTATCTCGAGATTTGGTAAAGTCCATCGGTGATTGTTCTAGTAGGAGCTACTGGCTCATAATTCAATGTAGCAGGATTAAACTTCTTTTCCAAATTAGCGGAGAGAAATGATTCGGGTTGGATATTCATGAGGCGTGGACGTGGTAGTATCTGTGAGAGTTTCGCCGAGAATTCCCGACTAATATGAATACCCAAACTTTCAAGAGTCGAAAGTGCTTCCTCTGTCAATTCGCTGAGGAGGACAGTGATAGGTCCATATTTTTCTGGAATTTGCTGGACTTTTCCTCCGTTTTCAGAGACGCACTTTTTAACTTCATCAAGAAAACATGGCCCCCGACTACCTACGAGAATGTATTGATTTTTTATCGCAGTTTCCACAAGAACGGACGGAGCGATGGCAACATGAGACAACTTCATAGGATTATAATCAAGATGCCCCAACCTGGCAAGGGATATAAGATAAGTGAATGCTTTAAAACCTGGGTTACCTTTTGTTGTCAAACGCCTAATTGCTTGCTTGAAGTCTTCCCAGCTTACTTTTCCTATATGCGATACATAATAAAGTAATCCATCAAAAACGTTTGTTTTCACTCGGTTCATGCTTCTGCCTCACGTGCTATTTGTAAACCTTCCTGAAAATGAGGTGATTTTTGATTATCAACAAGATTTTGTACTATATCAATCAGTCTGTGTCGATTTCCAATCCATGGCAAAAGGCGTAGAGTCAACGCCCAATCAAGAGCACGGGTTGGTTCCATAATTTCATACGAAAGTTGTAAGTAATGTCGAATTTCCCGAAGAATCTCTATTGGAATTTGCATGCCACTATTTTCTACAACTGATCTGAGTTCTTCCAAAAAATCATAGGGTCTTTCGTACTGTGAGTCAATGTTAGGATCTGGTTGACACCAAGCGTGCCATTCGAATAATGTAAGGGGAATCCTCGAAGGTCTCAAATTACGCGATTCAATAGGTTCTTGACTTTTTGGTTTGGGCAAACGCGCTATTCGTTCATAAAAACC
This genomic stretch from Candidatus Poribacteria bacterium harbors:
- a CDS encoding PD-(D/E)XK nuclease family protein, which translates into the protein MQLRSLPKLRSITKLSPTLFATLKQCPLRVGLRQAKAQQTTRSSKAALLGTIAHRVLEKASTMHRNSDNLQTQAKATWDKTVDEVKKELQASPFDRCLLPITRWKKYYLLRARTIRRCEEIALNHGISETQVIASERKFESVRYGFTGKPDLILRRANGLVIIDYKSGELPNDPENREEKIELWQQQILFYAAIIKETSGELPVKGEIRLLNNEVIHIPINLQKVKTLSEEAQALKENYNTKVEMGVAYSELAQYSVDGCAFCEFKGACNTFWKENPQPIPGTDEYGCLSGRVLKVTTGKSKNRSIVIRYRKLDGSSQEWQILNLSVEQFGDLEELKQGAFVRLIDFKIESGDSYRAKPTQTSIIWEVPGSF
- a CDS encoding DEAD/DEAH box helicase, whose protein sequence is MSDPFETYELLCDSYIRYIQTIMGFNSEKLEEERDKLLREKGLLFQEPRFEPILPYPSSDQTLSELCNNLQLPTELGAFLAAGGKDGLAPIHRPLYKHQAEAIETSVIEGKDVVVTTGTGSGKTECFLLPIFSYLIKESMGWGSYGERNPEHPWWTTRERLRGARVPQRQGENRPVAVRALILYPLNALVEDQLMRLRRACDSDEARDWLKLNRGDNRFYFGRYTSLTPVPGEEKNTTIRRLQSQLEKLQRQAEKAKETEETRYFFPSTDHDAAEMWSRWDMQEHPPDILITNYSMLNIMLTRDLEQSIFEKTKEWLEEPDSVFHLVVDELHSYRGTAGSEVAYLLRTLFNRLGLDPDSSKLRVIASSASLEGGEGREYLRQFFARGKDFAIIREPRQCDKTTELEECLTYAEQFETFNENGECNNRGEYSQLSEISNDIIKSAVAQLCNRDGKLHALTVEEMCQTAHKITSECISANAIRGLIRYLIQQEDPETGRALLPLRVHYFFKNFEGLWACSNPNCRDANNEIPIGKLFASRRVLCDKCGSRVLELLTCETCGDIFLGGYKQKISEDAQGWYISGDYQDLSGLPEKGIRDRNYNTYAIFWQKINRPVERDSWRKNDVKRGWAPAAFSPSDGTLIPDSSSDSNGYYYKIDNPEDWCSEIPKFCPNCGDSREYKSEKIIVNGKEQAYSTLRTSRTGLQKIIQIFTQTLQMTVKEQSERKTIIFSDSRQDAAKYAVGIQWSHYQDTIRLIALETMKRQAEDKDLAIIRNLQNPRRMFREALRCLHERFPDQQELLYSIEDAFYDQEPLTSNQEDLLTALGTNYPFTALQNDCFDTLINLGMNPGGYGNRVETSQVAGRLGTPIRHNWESVFNWDEDAVSRRPRHLLENHQNQLAENIDAELKRMITEQLLFARRDMGLEGLGLAWCEPYIDSDRWQIDGIDVSEMMSAVVRILGERRYTKIYYPYTDQMETPAFLRDYISKSAERIGYPGDEVIRVIEAQQESSGSFENSLILVEKLNLRLPQSDTIFQCPQCRRKHLYKAGGICTNTQCLERLVEIDREEDPFREFGNYYANQANSDVQPHRFHCEELTAQTDSEERPKRQRWFQGVILDNENLRTDEIDLLSVTTTMEAGVDIGALSIVMMGNFPPQRFNYQQRVGRAGRRGDPIAYSLTLCRLRTHDDHYFSHTSEITNTPTPSPYLDLRSSDIIRRVLAKEVLFHVFPKSEIETPNERNVHGEFGKVADWVANRKKLSEWIKTQQGQLQQIVQMLILQTESNLQNGTEDLIDWVTNKLETNINECVKNHKHKGDDLSQVLAESGLLPMFGFPTGVRLLYHETPRNSNWPPTSGVVDRDIELAISQFAPGSETIKDKRIHTSIGLVSYKREQGRIVSDSGIASQKIIGFCDDCKAIFEEASENDSYCEICGSEKYKPIRGIEPKGFLTNFRPDDAHESFNWTPRSTYSRLPSDTLTDLKQEHNFLWETAEKLKLLSINTNNDRLFTLQKKRNSAALVSAAVCRELANKNDSYSFNETSDLEEYKQESALYAAKTTDVLLIEIDELPVGILPNQMGEYWRAALYSFGFLFRQFVASRLDVSPEELRIEIRPIPVEKDGIYKQQVFIADALANGAGYCRHLGEDTNGELRLLIFLRDMLNPNDTFAKGLIAHGDDCDSSCYNKGCMRDYSNMPYHPFLDWRLGLDVAELCLNENYQMDLRKDYWFPLVDLVEKNLIELRPSLERKDYNGVPVFEDRTQRRAFILHHPLASTGDWAGEHIASVIVDLEDAGFKVGYINIFDAIRRVSVVMNTLNQTG